The genomic region GCTTCCCGAGTAGGCAAGATGGAAATTATCCAAGACCCCAACTAATGCGTAAGGGGTGGGCAGATCTCTGTGGTCCATGGAACTTTGTTTTCGATGACGCAGACGAGGGAGTGCGACAGCAATGGTGGTCGAATTTCCCAACCTATAACCGTCTAATTGAAGTTCCATTTCCATTTGAGTCGCCTAAATCCGGCATCGATGATCAAGGTTTTCACCCAATTATCTGGTATTCAAGGACCATTTCCGCTAAGGAAATTGCTTCTGCCGGATTTATGGAGGGAAAACGGCTTCTAGTACACTTTGGTGCAGTCGATTATTCATGTGATATTTGGGTCAACGGCCATTGTCTGAAGCATAATGAAGGTGGGCATGTTCCTTTCACGGTTGATATAACGTCTGTAGCAGATCTTAATTCCGAAGTGACACTTGTGGTTCGCGTTGAAGATGATCCGGCCGATGTGGAAAAACCTCGCGGCAAGCAAGATTGGCACCTGGAACCGCATTCTATTTGGTACAAGCGTACTTCAGGTATATGGCAACCTGTGTGGATAGAATCAGTGCCAAGCCTCTATGTTGACTCTGTCCAATGGTATACAGACCTACCTGGCGGAAGAGTGTCTGCGAGTATAGTTTTGTCAGGTGTTCCTGATGAGGTAATCGACGTCAGTGTTGATTTGCTTCTCGAGGGGACAACTGTGGGGTTTGCTGCTGTGAAGAGCAGGAATAGAACGATTACGATCTCGTTAGATATAGCTCAATTGCAGAATGGTCAAGCCCAACAGGAGGTGCTTTGGTGTCCTGAGAACCCAGTTCTTTTTGATGCAATTATTACCGCGGGGAAAGACGAAGTAACTTCTTATTTTGGCATACGGACAGTCGAAGCGAAAGACGGTGTGTTTAAGTTAAACGGACTTCCATACTATATCAGAGCAGTTCTTTCACAAGGATATTGGCCGGAATCATGCTTGGCAGCTCCGACTAATGAGGCGTTACGAAATGAAGTAGAACTTATTAAGCAGCTAGGGTTTAATTCTGCACGGGTGCATCAAAAGTATGAGGATCCAAAGTTGTTGTACTGGGCCGACAAATTGGGAGTAATAATTTGGGAAGAAGCTCCTTCATGTTTTGCTTTTTCTTCTGACTCGGTTGTAAGGACAATTAGCGAGTGGACTAGAATTATAGAGCGAGACTTTTCGCATCCATCTGTCTGCGTATGGGTGCCTTTGAACGAGTCCTGGGGAGTGCAACAAATCGCATCCAGTCGTGAAATGCAAAAATTTGCTGAGGGAATGGTTGCAATTACAAAGACTCTTGATAACACAAGGGTTGTAAGTTCCAACGATGGCTGGGAGCAAGTAAACACGGACCTGGTTGGAATTCATGATTATGATGAGGATCATGACAGTATTCGTTCAAAATATGAGACGCGTAAATCAGTATTGAAGCTAATCGAAGGGGTAGGGCCCGCAGGTAGACGGCTAGTTCTTCGGGGTGACTACCACGATCTTCCTTTCATGCTCACTGAATTTGGAGGAATCTCACTACTAGATACTGGGCAAGATGACTCCTGGGGATATTCAAATGCAAATAGCCGTAATGAGCTAGAGCAAAGGCTGGGGACGCTGTTCGAGGCCGTAAACGCCGGCTCAGGAATAGCGGGATTCTGTTACACGCAGCTGACAGATACCGAACAGGAGAAGAATGGGCTGCTTGATGAGTTTCGAAACCCTAAGCTTCCATTTAACACACTGCGCAGAATTGTGAAAGGCGAGAAATAGAGTTGTCAATTGCTTTAATTGCGAATCAATATGCAGGTGCAAGGAATAGATTTGTAAAACAATCGATTGTAATGGACGGAAGAGAAGCGTGGTGAAGAAGAACGGTCGTTAAACGATAACAGTCTATTTCAGATTTGTTTCATGTAGTGGTTGCTATCTGCTTCAGCTCTGTAACAAAAACTATTATGCTGCTAATAGACCTTCGATGTTTGTGTAATTATCGATTTTCTAAAGACGTACGCAGTAAAGTGCGTATCCGCGTACTCGCATCGCAATTTAGTGAATAAATCTTACGCTAATAGCTATACTATATTCTAAATGGATCCACTTTGGTGAACCTACGTTAAAAGTGTACGAGGTCCTATGAGGGAGTCGATGATGACTAAATACTTCGCAGGTATCGATGCGGGAACTACAGGTGCAACTGTAATAGTGTTCGATGAACAAGGAGATGTGCGTAGTTCGGGATATTCTGAATACCGTACCAAGCATCCATACTCAGGCTGGGTTAACCAGGACATGACAGAACTTTGGAATGGAATTTGTGACGCTGCCAAGCAGGCTACTAGTCAGTTTCCTGACGAAGTATCAAAAATCTCTTCCATAGGAGTATCTTCGCAGCGAGGAAGTTTTGTGCCTGTAGATAAGCAATGGAATCCTTTACTAGAAGCGATCGTGTGGTCCGATGGAAGAGCGACAAGAGAGGCAGACTGGATTGCCGATACTATAGGTTCTGAACGATACTATTCTATTACCGGTCTTTCTGTTTCTAGTTTATGGGTATACGCCAAGCTAATTTGGTTAAAAAATAATTGTCCGAACATATTGCGTAAGTGCTGGAAGATTGTAAATGGTCAAGAGTGGATTCTGCATAAACTCGGTTCGGAAAGTATGTTTGCGAATCCTTCGGCGTTGAATTATAACGGAATGTTTGTGTTGGATAAGCTTGATTATTCACCAGAACTGTTTGAACGTGCAGGGTTAAATCTAGACTTAATGCCGACAATTAAGGCCAATCTGGAAAGTGTGGGGGAAATATCGAAGGTTGCTGCGGAAGAGACTGGATTTTCCGTGGGCACGCCAATCAGTCCCGGGGGTGGAGATCAGCAATGTGCTGCGGTGGGGGCGGGGATAAATAGGGAGGGGCGAGCGGAACTTTCGATAGGGACCTCGGCTGTGATGGTCGCACAGCTTGATCAGGCGCCCGATATGAAGCTGAATCGCGAGAGTGGTATTTCTTTCGGTGCGCATGCGATTCCTGGTAAATGGGACATGGAGGCCACTGCACATGCGGCGGGCGGGGTTCTGCGGTGGTGGCGGGATACCTATGGGCAGCCTGAAGTAAGGGCCGGAAAAGAGTTAGCTCTTAGCCCATATGACCTTATTACTCTAGAAGCAGCGGACGCCCCGGTTGGGTCCGACGGTTTATTGTTCTTTCCCTTCTTCAACTCCCAAGCAAATCCGTACTTCCACGACAATGCACGTGGCGGCATGCTTGGAACTTCGCAAATACACACGCGGAAGCATACGGCCCGGGCTACTCTAGAGGGTGTGCTATATGAGCTCCGCATGAGCGTCGAAGCTATGGAGGAGAGCCAAGGTTGCCCGTTTGAAACTATTCGCTTGTCAGGTGGAGGGGCAAGATCTGATTTCTGGAGTCAAATGCAAGCGGATGTATACGGGCGAAAAGTAGAGCGGCTACAGGTCTCTGAGTGTGCGGTATTAGGTGCGGCAATGCTAGGTGCTGTGGCAAGTGGAGAAATCAATAGCATAGATGAGGCAGTTGATAACATGGTGCATACGCGAGGTTTTATAGAACCTGACATGCATAATCATGCGATTTATAGTGAGTATTTTAGCGTGTTTAAAAATGCCTTCATAGCGCTAATGAGCCACGACGTATACAACCAATTAGCACGTGCGAATGAAAAGGTGCGATCCATGTTGTGAGATAGGGGTCAGTAGAGCAGTTCTATTGTCTTGTCTACTAGCTCTTCAAGGCGGGTAACGTCGTGTTGCCGGGCTGTAGTTACAATTACCGCATTTCGGTCGGGGACTACCACTAGAGATTGTCCATCAGTTCCGTGCCCAAAAAAGATGCCATTTTTAGGGCTTAACCAAAGGCTCGAGCCGTAAGCCCACCTACGGAAATATGGATTAGTAATTGTGTCTGCGTGCGGGGTGAACTCGGTGAATTGCTTCATCCTTTCTATCCATTTAGCGTCTACGAGGCGCTCACCATGATTCAACAGTAGTTCCCCAATTCTAGTTAAGTCACGGGGGCCGAGCCAGAGACGAGTTGCGCCCGCTAGATATTTTCCATACTTCTGCCACTCGTAATGATTGATTCCAAGTGGCTTGAAGAATTTCTCATGTGCGTACGTTAATAAATCCTTGCCAAGAAGCTCTTGTAAGAAAGCTGACAGTAAATAAAATCCAGCATTTGAGTAAAGATAAAAAGTTCCCGGTGGGTAGGTGATGGGATTATTAATTACGTGCTCTACGTAATTATCGTCGCTTACTCGTGCAACATCTTGCCGCATCATGAGGACCTTAGAAAACCCTACGGTATGGTTCAACAAGTGCTTGACCTGGAGTTGTTCCAGGTAAGATCGATTGGACTCTCTTGAGAGATGAGCGCATCTAGAGAGGACGGGCCAAACTCTTGTGTTTTCAGTTAACTCGGGGTTCTCGCCGACTACGATTCCGAGGACCAATGCGAGTACAGTTTTTGAAATTGACCGAATGTCGGATAGGTTCCTTCCTCCAGGGAATCTATGGTACATAAAAGTGTTTTCTTGTTTAACGGCAAAATAGTCCATTTGTAATTTCTCGCCGTCTCGATCACGTGCTGAGTAAAACAGTTTCACTAACGCATCGAATTCTCGCTTATGCATCAAACCACCATGTTCAGAACATAACTTACCTATTAGACGATCATATAACGATTATATGGATGGTGCCTAGCATGAGATTTCTAGCGAGTACCGCAAATGGTGTACGAATCACGAGAACGACGCGCGAATTAGTACTAGGCAACCGCATTCTTCAAGCCAAATTAAGGTCTATTTCTACGGTCTGCAGCTTGAGTGCAGAGTGTGCTCATGCGCCTAACTCGTTAGCTTTCCAGGAACTTGTTTGTGTGCGCTTGCGCAACCGAGTCCACGTTTGCGTCGCAGAACCCACCGTCGACCATCCACTGGGCGTAAGAGCGCATCAGATCCTCATCCATAAAACCCCATTTACCATTAGGTGCAAACCAAGTGGGCGTCATGAACTCCAAAGAATTACGTAAAACATCTGGATCCGTATTACACATCGTTGGAGCCAATATTTCTAGGGTTTCCTGAGGATTATCGCGAGCAAACTCGTAGCCTAAGGCCGTGGCCTGCACAAAATCACGCACCAAACCAGGGTTTTCCTCAACAAAAGAATCTGTAGCACACAAGTAATACGCGTGGTGAGGGGTCACGCCAACGTCATCAAAACTAAGCTGCACAACCTCAGAAATAGGAGACACACCCTGATAAGACTCCCAGCCTAGAACGTTAAAAACAGCGTCATACACGCCCTTCTCAACAGAACGAATGTCCGGCTCATACGGGAACGGGTCCAACACGTTCACTTTGGAAAAATCTGCGCCTTGAGCTTCCATCGCCTCCACAACCATGTTCGTCAACCGGGGGACCGGTGGAATCGACACCCGCTTCCCCTCCAGATCTGCGAACGAAGAAATCCCCTTCGACTTCAAACTAATGACCCCGCCCAACTGATTTTGATTAAACGTAGCCAAAGCGCGCATCGGATTGTCAGTAGAACGCGTTTCCAACAACTCACCTAAACGCACAGCGGCGAACTGGAACTCCCCAGCCACCGTTAAATCAACAGGGGTACCACGATCCCAACCATCCCACACGATATCCACATCAAAACCGCGGTCCGCATAGAACCCCTTCTTACGAGCCACGAACATACCCGCGTGATTCGGCCACGCCGTCACATACTCCAACCGCATCCGAACAAGCATCATAACTCCTTACAAAATGTGTTAATCATAGATTAAAACTGGTGGCCCTCACCGGTTAAAAACCAGCGGGAATGGCCGAGTAAAGAAAAGTCGTACGCCCAATCCGCCAACCCCGCCGTTGCCGCCGGTGCGTACGCGGCGTAACGAATCATATCTAGTGAAAACTCAATATGACTAAGCGCAATCATCGGACCCAACGCCCGTTTTTCCGACGAGGACAACGCCAATAACTCGCTGTAACCAGCCAGAATATCCTTTGCCACTTGAGGGCGGAAACGCACGCCGGGGGTGGGCGTGTCCGGGCCTGCATGAGCATCGGACTCTTTGGTCTTGCTTGCGTCTGAACTTCTGGTGGTGGCGTCAGTATTGCCGTCTGCCTCAGTAATGGCATCAGCGTCAGTACTGCTGATGGTCTCAGTGCCGGTATCTGCGTCAGTACTGCTCCTCGCGCCCTCGGTTATCGAAATCCAATCAATCGCATGCCGCTCCAGCGCGAGTGCCAAATCGAAAATCGGGGGATTCAAATACGCCAGACCGAAATCAATCACGTCACTAACCCGGTGCCCATCCCAGAACGTGTTCGAAACGTGCAGATCACCATGCGTCCACCGCAACGACTCACCGGCCACCGCGCGGGCTTGCTGCCGAAGCGGTTCCAGCGGCGCTAAATCTGCCAGCAAATCCCTCCCCGTGTGGGCCAGGTACTGCGCTACCTCGGGTCTGGCTTCCAAAAACTTGTCCACCGCCTCAGGGAGGTCTTGAGCCAACATTAGGGTAAACCGGTTTTGATACGGCCCCTGAGGGATTTCCCGAGGTTCAGGGGTACCCACAGTTTCCATTGCCAAACGCACTCGAGCCACCGTTCGGCCCACCTCCCGCGCATCCGCACGGGTAAACGGTGGACTCCAAGAGGGCTGGTTGCGATACCGGTCTTCGCCGCGCGCAGCCTGACACATCTCGTAGACCCACGGCCCCTCAAACGCAATCGTTTCACCATTGGGGAAAGGCAAGAAACGAGGAGCACGCAAACCGTTGCCGATTGCTTGATTCACTGCTTTATGCACAGCTTTCAAAGTTTTTGTGGGCACCAGGGTGGGGTCGTAGCGCTTCAAAAATACGCGCTGTCCGTCAGCATCCGCAAGGGATCCCGCGGCCATCGGCCGGTTACTGTTTTGAACCACCTGCACTTTTGAAGCGCTTGTAACCGCTTTGATTTCGCGAGACGTCATCGCCGGCCAAATCGGATCCACCACCCGCATCTGCTCATCCTTATCCATATGCCGGGTTTTATCCGCGGTGGCTTTGCCGGTGTTTCTTGAAGTGGCGTGCTGGGCGGCATTTTGGGCCGTTTCTGAAGTGGCGTGCTGGGCGGCGGCCGCCTGTTTCAGATTGGTTCCTTGACGACTACTGTTCGAGTTGTAGCTCTTATTCTTCTGATCGCTCGGCATGAAAACTTCCACTTCCCTTCGCCAGCATGACCTGGATCAGGTTCAACGGTCGGAGGTAACCTCCCTCTCAGCCCCAACGGGCTCCCGTGTTCAAGCACAGGCTACCGAGAATCACGCATGTCGTGCAACACAGGCTCGCGGATGGCAGCGGAGGTACCTCGCGCTCAAAAACGAAGGTACCCGCGGCAAAAACTATCGGGATTGCTCTAAGGCGAGCCCAGGTACCCTCATGCAAAACAAAAGCGGTGACGCCCCAGTGGCCCCAAGTACCCTCATGCAAAACAAAAGCGGTGACGCCCAACTGAGCCAGGTACCCTCAGGGGAGAAATACGTGAAACGCGCTACAAGATGGAGGATAATGCGAGAAAAATGGTGGGAACAGCATAGACTATCTGCGGCTTAAAACAAGTCCCAGATAAAACACAAGGAGTGCCCAAATGGCAGTG from Gleimia hominis harbors:
- a CDS encoding glycoside hydrolase family 2 protein, translated to MFKEEVPTRFPSRQDGNYPRPQLMRKGWADLCGPWNFVFDDADEGVRQQWWSNFPTYNRLIEVPFPFESPKSGIDDQGFHPIIWYSRTISAKEIASAGFMEGKRLLVHFGAVDYSCDIWVNGHCLKHNEGGHVPFTVDITSVADLNSEVTLVVRVEDDPADVEKPRGKQDWHLEPHSIWYKRTSGIWQPVWIESVPSLYVDSVQWYTDLPGGRVSASIVLSGVPDEVIDVSVDLLLEGTTVGFAAVKSRNRTITISLDIAQLQNGQAQQEVLWCPENPVLFDAIITAGKDEVTSYFGIRTVEAKDGVFKLNGLPYYIRAVLSQGYWPESCLAAPTNEALRNEVELIKQLGFNSARVHQKYEDPKLLYWADKLGVIIWEEAPSCFAFSSDSVVRTISEWTRIIERDFSHPSVCVWVPLNESWGVQQIASSREMQKFAEGMVAITKTLDNTRVVSSNDGWEQVNTDLVGIHDYDEDHDSIRSKYETRKSVLKLIEGVGPAGRRLVLRGDYHDLPFMLTEFGGISLLDTGQDDSWGYSNANSRNELEQRLGTLFEAVNAGSGIAGFCYTQLTDTEQEKNGLLDEFRNPKLPFNTLRRIVKGEK
- a CDS encoding FGGY-family carbohydrate kinase — translated: MMTKYFAGIDAGTTGATVIVFDEQGDVRSSGYSEYRTKHPYSGWVNQDMTELWNGICDAAKQATSQFPDEVSKISSIGVSSQRGSFVPVDKQWNPLLEAIVWSDGRATREADWIADTIGSERYYSITGLSVSSLWVYAKLIWLKNNCPNILRKCWKIVNGQEWILHKLGSESMFANPSALNYNGMFVLDKLDYSPELFERAGLNLDLMPTIKANLESVGEISKVAAEETGFSVGTPISPGGGDQQCAAVGAGINREGRAELSIGTSAVMVAQLDQAPDMKLNRESGISFGAHAIPGKWDMEATAHAAGGVLRWWRDTYGQPEVRAGKELALSPYDLITLEAADAPVGSDGLLFFPFFNSQANPYFHDNARGGMLGTSQIHTRKHTARATLEGVLYELRMSVEAMEESQGCPFETIRLSGGGARSDFWSQMQADVYGRKVERLQVSECAVLGAAMLGAVASGEINSIDEAVDNMVHTRGFIEPDMHNHAIYSEYFSVFKNAFIALMSHDVYNQLARANEKVRSML
- a CDS encoding serine hydrolase domain-containing protein, whose protein sequence is MHKREFDALVKLFYSARDRDGEKLQMDYFAVKQENTFMYHRFPGGRNLSDIRSISKTVLALVLGIVVGENPELTENTRVWPVLSRCAHLSRESNRSYLEQLQVKHLLNHTVGFSKVLMMRQDVARVSDDNYVEHVINNPITYPPGTFYLYSNAGFYLLSAFLQELLGKDLLTYAHEKFFKPLGINHYEWQKYGKYLAGATRLWLGPRDLTRIGELLLNHGERLVDAKWIERMKQFTEFTPHADTITNPYFRRWAYGSSLWLSPKNGIFFGHGTDGQSLVVVPDRNAVIVTTARQHDVTRLEELVDKTIELLY
- a CDS encoding ABC transporter substrate-binding protein — its product is MMLVRMRLEYVTAWPNHAGMFVARKKGFYADRGFDVDIVWDGWDRGTPVDLTVAGEFQFAAVRLGELLETRSTDNPMRALATFNQNQLGGVISLKSKGISSFADLEGKRVSIPPVPRLTNMVVEAMEAQGADFSKVNVLDPFPYEPDIRSVEKGVYDAVFNVLGWESYQGVSPISEVVQLSFDDVGVTPHHAYYLCATDSFVEENPGLVRDFVQATALGYEFARDNPQETLEILAPTMCNTDPDVLRNSLEFMTPTWFAPNGKWGFMDEDLMRSYAQWMVDGGFCDANVDSVAQAHTNKFLES
- a CDS encoding phosphotransferase enzyme family protein, whose product is MPSDQKNKSYNSNSSRQGTNLKQAAAAQHATSETAQNAAQHATSRNTGKATADKTRHMDKDEQMRVVDPIWPAMTSREIKAVTSASKVQVVQNSNRPMAAGSLADADGQRVFLKRYDPTLVPTKTLKAVHKAVNQAIGNGLRAPRFLPFPNGETIAFEGPWVYEMCQAARGEDRYRNQPSWSPPFTRADAREVGRTVARVRLAMETVGTPEPREIPQGPYQNRFTLMLAQDLPEAVDKFLEARPEVAQYLAHTGRDLLADLAPLEPLRQQARAVAGESLRWTHGDLHVSNTFWDGHRVSDVIDFGLAYLNPPIFDLALALERHAIDWISITEGARSSTDADTGTETISSTDADAITEADGNTDATTRSSDASKTKESDAHAGPDTPTPGVRFRPQVAKDILAGYSELLALSSSEKRALGPMIALSHIEFSLDMIRYAAYAPAATAGLADWAYDFSLLGHSRWFLTGEGHQF